The DNA window CGCCGTCATATTGAAGTACTCGACACGCTCGAAGCCTGCTTGCTCCATCAATTCCTTTAATTCATCCTGGGAAGGATGCATGCGGATGGATTCGGCTAAATAGCGGTAGCTATCCGCATCATCCGCAAACACTTTTCCCATGGTGGGGAGTAATTTGAATGAGTACGCATCATAGGCGGGTTGCAGCGGTTTCCAGACTTTGGAAAACTCCAGCACAATGACAGTCCCTCCCGGTTTGATGACGCGCAGCATTTCCTTGAGCGCGGCATCCTTGTGCGTCATGTTTCTCAGACCAAACGCCACGCTCACGCAGTTGAAATAGTTATCCGGGAAGGGTAGTTTTTCCGCGTCGCACTGCGCGACGGGGGTTGGCGTGCCTTCGTCGATCATGCGGTCGCGGCCGATCGACAACATGGAATTGTTGATGTCGGTTAACCAAACCTCGCCGGATTTGCCCACTTTCTGTAAAAAAAGCGCGGTCAGATCCCCGGTGCCGCCAGCGATATCCAAAACCTTGTCGCCGCTTTTAACGCCGCTGACTTCGATGGTAAAACGCTTCCACAGACGGTGCAGACCTGCCGACATCAAGTCGTTCATCACGTTATAGCGCTCCGCTACCGAATGAAACACTTCTGCGACTTTGCCGGCTTTTTCCTCTTCTGCAACAGTATTAAAGCCAAAATGTGTGGTTTTTGTCATGACGGGAATTGGGTTCTCAGGTTGGTTGACGATGGTTGAAAAATTTATTTG is part of the Gammaproteobacteria bacterium genome and encodes:
- the ubiE gene encoding bifunctional demethylmenaquinone methyltransferase/2-methoxy-6-polyprenyl-1,4-benzoquinol methylase UbiE, producing MTKTTHFGFNTVAEEEKAGKVAEVFHSVAERYNVMNDLMSAGLHRLWKRFTIEVSGVKSGDKVLDIAGGTGDLTALFLQKVGKSGEVWLTDINNSMLSIGRDRMIDEGTPTPVAQCDAEKLPFPDNYFNCVSVAFGLRNMTHKDAALKEMLRVIKPGGTVIVLEFSKVWKPLQPAYDAYSFKLLPTMGKVFADDADSYRYLAESIRMHPSQDELKELMEQAGFERVEYFNMTAGIVALHRGYKL